A stretch of DNA from Sugiyamaella lignohabitans strain CBS 10342 chromosome B, complete sequence:
ATACCTGTGTTTATTCTTTCGACTCGATCGGGTGGTTTAGGTATCAACTTGACAGGTGCTGATACCGTCATATTCTATGACTCTGATTGGAACCCTTCTATGGATAAGCAATGTCAAGATCGTTGTCATCGTATTGGGCAAACGAGAGATGTTCATATTTATCGGTTCGTTTCTGAATACACCATAGAGTCCAACATTTTGAGGAAAGCGACCCAAAAGCAGATCCTTGATAATGTTGTTATTCAAGAAGGTGATTTCACCACGGACTATTTCCATAAGATGTCAGTGAAAGAGCTGGTGGGCGATGTTGCAGGTGTCGATTTAGATCATGATTTAGCAGAACCACCCCAAAACAGCCGGAGCCTTGCAAAAGCACTTGCTCaagctgaagatgctgatgatgcaGTTGCAGCATCTGTAGCGATGAGAGAAGCGAAtcttgatgctgaagattTCAGTGAGAGAGCTACAAGTACAGCTGCTACTCCAGGTCGGTCTGAAAGCGAGCAACCCACAGGCGTCAGCGAACAGAGTGTGGAGCCCCCCACAGGTGCCAGTGTAGAACCTACTGATGGCAGCGTCGAGCCTAGTGTCGAACCTGACGCATTACAATCTGAGCAAGAACCTGACCTTTCTGATAGCGAGGAGTCAGACGATGGAATCGGCCATATCGACGACTACATGATTAAATTCATTGAGGCAGGCTATTTTGGTGATTAGTCTGtatgaaaaaaaagaccgCTGTATTATATTAGCCACGGCAcaagatatatatttaatttatttatttttattactatTCGAAATTGATATGGATCCTCGGTGGTGTCGTAGGAGTTGGAACCGTTGGGAGGTGGGCCAGAACTCGATATGGTAGCATTAGAGTGGTCCAAATGCATTTTTCCACAAAAGTAACCCCAAGAAGCTTGAATGTGAAAGCGCTTGGGCCAAGCGAGAATTAATGTGGTCTGGGTCCTTGCGGCGGGAACCTCAATGAAACACTGCATGTCTAACCTGGGGTAACTGTGTGGGGTAAGGTTGAACCATACAGCCATTTGTGGCTAGGTCGTACAAAGCTGTACAATTActtaataatatttcctAACATGCAACTATGACGGGCTCCGAGTAATCACCATGCGACAATGACTGGTGCAGGATATCGGTAGAATATTCCATGCTAGAAAATAGTCGGAGGATACATAACTATGACGTTAAGCTATACGCAGGTTGCTCGAATTTGATACTCGGTAGCAATTGTTTGCTCCGATTGCCAGGGATAATTGAACTCGAGCCTCACACTTGCCGCACTGCTCGCATGACATTAGTGTAGATCATCCCACTAGTCATGGGATATTAGAGCAACTGGGCTTTGTTACTCCAAAGTATAAAAGGGAAGTAGTGGCATCGGATTATATAACTAGACTATCAACAGATTGTATGAATAATATTTCCATTAAGCGTACAATTAACACCATTATCAAGTCAAGTCAAGTAAGAATATACAAGCTCATCCTACCTACCCTTCGCAATGCACACTCAACCATCTGATGATGTAAGTACGGAAGCAACCGAGTGGTAACCGCTGCATAAACTTGAGACTGCCATTGGCACCCAAAAAATACGATGTGTACGCACACTGGAGCCGAATTGACTTAAATATGGGACAGCCCATTGGTCTGCTGGTCTCTGGTGGCAACTTCCAAAGTACCAATTCTAACGATTCTTAGCTGAGGATTTTCTATAAGGGCAAGACAGAAGATTTCGTTGTCTTCGCCGAGTCTGAGGAATACAAGAAATTCAAGAAAGACCCTAAATCCGTTCCACTGGTTGATGTGGTGTCTGTATTTAACGTGTACGGCACTCGTACGGGAGGCGCTCACGCATATGGAGACGTAGCCTCGAAACAAGATTTGGAGGTAAGTGCTAAGCCCAGATGCAAAAGACATGCTCGATGCAAACCGTTAGATCCTAGTACTAACTTATATCTAGAATGAGTTCGGCACAGGAGACGTCGACACTGTGATATCAAAGATCCTTCAGGGTGGTCAGCCACAAGGCGGTAATGCTGCACGTCCTGTTAGGTTTAGCAATACCAATGATTCCAATGGCTCTCGTGGTCATTATCGTTAGAACTTATCAGCAATTATAGGTTTCGTATAgtgaaaatatcaaaaatatataaatcgGTACAAAAACTGTATGCAGGTCCCATACGACCCATATGATCCATCTGACGAGAATCGAGACTTGTCTCAAGCCCATGCCATGCACGGTGGTACATTATTAGACAAGGACAGCTCACAGGTGATGAGAAGGGAATAAACTGACAGGTTGGCGAATTACGATACCTGACAGAAGTCGTCGAAAACTAGACACTCACCAGTGAGCGGCACTACACAATCTGCACGTTACAACGGTTCTGCATAGTTTCAAGATCCATATTTCCATAAATAGTATGTACCGATATTAAATCTGCCGATCGGAACATGTTGGGCGGTGTTCTCAGCATAGAAGGTTGACGCACAGTTGAGTAAACGGGAAAACCATCCTTCTTTAAACCTTCGATGGGACAGTCGCGTCGAATCATAGAGCTCAACCGGTAGATTTGAGGACCGATGCGTGTTCTGTCTGTCGTCAAATAAGCCGAAAATAAGTAGCCGACGCCTACTTCGCAGTctaaaaaagaaatatagAATAAAAACATCaaccaaataaaaaataaacctTTTTAGTTTGCATCATGTGTCAGGTACGGGAACCATTTCGGTATAACACGAACAGCAAACTAGTATACTTTTTCCTCTCTTTCTCTTATTCTACTATTATTGAGAGTCCACTAGGCTAGACTGAAATAGCACGAAATGGGGTGATAATTTTCGGTTATGAATTGCAGCGTCCCCAAATTTGATGATAAACACTGGAACGGCTTGAAAAGTGCCCTGGAATACTGGACAACAAATACCAGGAGTTTGGCCGCCTCATGGGTCTGAGAGATACAGTGGGATAACTTAAATATTGTGTTCTACTGCATACAGTCATTCCAGATCGACACCTGAAATCGCGGTTTTCTTCCGAAcaaattttatttgttaaaTTATATTgtcacaacaacaatgtACATGCCGATTTAACTGTTAACGGGTCTCTTGTCTCAGTTTTCAGTTTGCAGCTTGCGGTACATGCAACACATCCTTACCTGTATTTGTCATAGTACAtgtgatattattattaacgGCCGTTGAAAAGTGCATGAACAAGGAGCGAAAATAATAACGGCTTTTATGTTAGCCACGTGGATAATTACCCATGCACCTTGATGAGATAGGTACCAGGGTCAGGGATGGTGGATTTAACGGCCATGTGGTCACACATTTTTCTTCACTTTCAAGTGGTGCTCATATGTAGCCTCTTCAATGATGGATAATAGCACCTGGTATTCTGCGACTTGGCTTGGAGCCCTTCAGGAGTATTTCTGTCAATCCATTACTCTACGTTTATATTATCTCGCCCTTCTCTCCACTCTGATCCGCTCCCACCCTAACCACTTTGTCTACCCCTCTCaccttttcttttgaaacaTCCCAGCTTGCTTTTTGTGTTGTGGATCGCCTCGCCGAAACAGTGCAGGGTAGGGGTAAAAGGAATAGTTTACGAATGTTTCCGAAGATCGAGACTGAGGCTGCCAAAAACCACACCACTGTTAGCCTAAAGCTACTGCACCTTACTGCTAGCTGTACTGGTATTGTGGTGCCCTCTTCTTTCAACCCACTTTTCCCAACCTTAACTCTACATTATACATAAAAAAGACGAAGCTACTCTGTATAGAGAGCATTACAGCAGGAAACAGTAACAAAAACTTcatgatatttttttgctaaTAAAAGAAGTTTGGATTTATTACTTTTCCactattttctttttattttctgttgGTATTTTATCGGATTTTTTGTGTATCCTTTCTACACCCAAttttgtttcattattcttcttcggcaTTTGTGTCAATTTCAACAGTTTGACATTTTATAAATCGATTGTGCTGTTCTTTTGCTTACTACGTGGCGGTCGCTTTTGTTCTCTCTTATTCTAGTTGGCTGATAGCTTATCGGGTAGTACCATCAAATAGGATATTTGTATTACAAGCCTCGATACTCGGATCAACAAATCTTGGGTtatttggaatttttttttgttccaaTAACTCGGTTGTCTGCAAGCTGAGCACCGTCAACCGATCTCATTTCCTAATTCCGTGACTCTAGAAAACGgaacagaaagaaaacagaTAAAAGAAATTAATTTCTATTCTTTCCGACACATTTACTGATTAATTGATCAACTGAGACCCGAGCTGTCGCCGCCGCCGCCGTCGTCGTCGCCTCAACTTTCAATTTCATAGATGCTGGGCCCTGCCGGAAAACCTATTGAGCCTCCTTCTAGTCCTACTAACCCTCTTCGAAAATTCACTGGTAAAGTAGCTCAAGTGGCATCACAACTTTCGCAAAAATCTATGCCCAGACTACGGCCGAGTACTAGCACCCGACATTTAAATAATAGCACTTCAACCAGGGAAACTACCACATCTGGGAGTATTTCGACTAGTACTTATCGAGAAGCTTCGTCTGTTACCAATACGAATCGTAATTCAAAATTGCACAACCCATCTATGGCGTCTAAAACGTCATCTCCTGCATTATCGGTCAACTCTTTCAGTTCTACCTCTGCTCCTAGTCTTGTCTTGTATTGGGATGTTCGAGTACCAAAAGACAACCAAATTTATGATCGATTTTCAAAATTGCTCGATAATGATGTCTCCCGATCAAAGTACCCTGAAGTATACAGCAatatttctcttcttctcgagCAGTTCCCTCAAGTTCATGTCCTGAATACTTTTCAATCTTTGGCCCAGCAACTTTTTGCATATAGAGAGTGCGCTTTTACGACTTTGTTTTATGTTACGACATCAGACCTTGTTTATGTAAACGATGATCAAACCATAAAATTTGTGTCTGCACAGTACGCACATATCCCTGGAGCTTTCATTGTTCTCAGTGATGTGACAAGTTTGTGGGCTTCATTTGCTAGATTAGGCGCAATGGATATATCATGGGCCTCGATCGAATCGGTCAAGGCAACGAAACCGGCCTATTGGGCTTCGATAATCGGCCACGCGCGACAGGATCAGTTTGAATCACGGACTAGACAACTAAAAACCATGCTCGGTTTGGAACAGGAAGTGGAATCTGTTGCTTCAGCAAACCTAATCACAAAgttctctttttcaagCAAGCATGTACTAGATGAgttttctccttctttgaCATCTTTAGTAAATGAAGAGAAGCAACCTTTAATTCAAGAACTTATAGGGTCTTGGGATTTTTATGCTCATGATCTAAAATATGATGAGTTACTAGCAGCGACTTATATGATGATAAAGCACGCACTAAGCAGCCCGGGATTAGAGCACTACTGCATTCCTGATAGAAAACTCATTTCACTGTTATTAGTTGTACGCAATTGTTATCATGCTACTAATCCTTATCATAATTTTCGACatgctgttgatgtagTTCAGGCaactttctttttcttgataagTATTGGCGTTTTTAAGCCTGTGGGTAAAGCTGCTTCGGTTGAGAAGAGCACCAATCCACTGACAGCAGTCGACGGGTTAAATCTGCTGGTCGCAGCGTTGGGTCACGATGTGGGACATCCTGGTGTTACAAATGCATTTTTAGTATCAAGTAATGCCCCATTGGCGAAGATATACAACGACCGTAGTGTTCTTGAGTCGTATCATTCTGCTGCATTCAATCAAATACTGAAAGAATACTGGCCCCAAATGGTTCAAGATTCAAATGCTAGAACTATGATTACAGAATCTGTTTTGGCAACTGATATGGCTGTTCATTTTGATTATATGAAGAAGGCAGAAGAGAAAGGTAAACAAGATTCGCTATATGACGAAAACATTAACGAAAATGAACTTCAGAAGTTACGACTTCTTCTGGGGTGTTTGATTCTCAAGTGtgctgatatcagtaaTGTTTCACGTAAGCTTGATATTTCTTCAAAGTGGGGCACACTGTTGGTTGCTGAGTTTGGGGGACTTAACGATCTTGAAATCGATCTTGGCCTTAAACAGGCGCCTTCACAGTCTAATGAGCCAGTAACTGCTGGGTTGCGCAATAAATTGCTTGGAGAAGGTCAAATCTTTTTCATTGAGACTTATGCGCTTCCTCTGTTTACTGCTGTATCACGGATGATGCCAGAACTCCAGTTTGCTACGAGACAAATTGAGGAAAATGTGAAGATTTGGAAATCTAGAGTTGGTGATGGCGATTATGATAACGACCACaaatgatgacgatgatgatactactactaataatgatgatgatgacgacgaaaCGACTACATAAAACAACAAGAGCTGTAAGAACGCCTGATAATGtgttttatatatattatttatttttactgTGACATATGTAAATAGATGTGACATAGACAAATACCGTTCATTCTAATAGAACAATACGGGTAAAATTCGTTAAATAGATCCAACCTGTTGGGCCTCTTTGACTTGCTCAAAGACTTTGAGCATTTTCCTTCGAGCTCCTAATGCATTAACCCCTCTTTTTTCTAAATCAGCATCGGTCAACTCAACAAGGTCTTTCCAATTCAAGTCCGATAAATTGTCCGTATATTTGTGAAGTCTTAGAGAACGTAACCAGGCACCAATGTCTTGCAAAAGTTCGATATCAACTGGGGCATCCTTTTTGGGTGTTCCCAAAGGTGCGGGCGACGTTGTCATATCTCTAGACGGTGAGTCCTGATGTCCATACGATACCTTTGAAAGTCCAGACTTTCGATCCTGAGGGGAGGTTGATATATTGTGCTTATTGGAAGGCATAGGTGAACCGTTTCCAATATTAtggttgttggtgttattggtagtgctggtggtgttaTTGCTAATTCCCAAGGTCCAAGAAGCGGGAGATGGTGTCGATGCAAAAGGCGAGTTCGTGCTAGTATGCTTGTTGGCTTGTATATGAAGATTTTGAAGCTCTCGGTCGATATACTTTTGGTCTTCATTGGAAATAAGACTACCTCGTCGGCGAAACTTTTTCACATCGGAATCAAGCACAACCCTGTTATTAACAGTAGAAAGAGCAGCCATTTTCATGGCGGTGCTATTAATAATTTCGGAATTTAGTTTGCTCTGAGGGGTACCAATGTGGCTAACTGGCGTATTTACAATGCTAGACCAGTTGGTAGAGCTATCTGGGAGATAGCTTGACAATGAATCGTCTAGAACTGACAGCGACTTATTGTGCTTGTAAGTATTGGAGTTACCCCCACCCACAGAAGGAGTATCAGAGCTATTACTAGTCACACTAAGATTCGATAGTCTGCTACCAGCGCCACCAAATTGACGGAATCCCTGTAACCCctgaagttgttgttgctgaatCAATGAATGAAGCTGGCTATTTTGGCCAGTTGGTGCGTCGGCCGACTTGGGTCGGTTAATTTCCTGAGCAGCCCAGGGGCTTATCGGTGGTGCAATAGGCTTACTGAAGCTGCCCAAGAACGAGTTATTATATAGATCATGCTTTGGTGGAGGCGTCATGAATGGGGATGTGCCAACGCCTGAGGGTATAGGActatgaagatgaggataATTCTGAGTAAACCCCGCAGAATGAGGTTGAggttgatgaagatgatgctgtGACTGGCCCTTGGAAGATGTCGACCCATTACTAACTGAAATGTTCTTGTTCGAGGGCGAGGTAGAGCTATTAGACTGCTGGCCTTGCTGCTGTCTAGTTATGGCCTCATTCAGTTGAGATTGCAATGGCTCCCTCTCCAGATTAGTAGGCGATAATACTGCTGAAATAGGATCTCTGTTCGCAATTTTCTGTAGAACAGTAATAAAGAAACGAATCTGAACAGGTGTTGTTTGCTGTAATAACGCATACAGAGCAGCAGTTCGCTCACCTACACTGAGCACTTCGAACCATCGCTCAATATCATTCAGCTCttctttgaaatttttaTCAAGACTGACTTCAGCCATCTCTTCTAGAGTTTTTTGATACAATTCAAGATCTGCTAGCCATTTCTCCGCAGCCAAATCCATCATTTGATCGTCAGGATTAATATGGTTCGCCAATGCCGAGTTAGTACCACTACCTGGACCAAGGGACACACCACCTGGACCAATTGTATTCATCCCATTACTGGTACCGAACTGTTTTAATGGAGTTTGGAGAAATATTTCGGATGTAGGCCGAGTTCTTGCTGCTAGTGGACTGTCAAAAGGTGGCAGCGACGAACTGCTGTTAACCTGTTGGTGCATCCTGTGTGATGGTTGTTGAATTCGCGATGACATGTTATTGTTGCCTGGATTACTTGCATACGAAAAGTCTTCCATTTTAAAGTAAATGCCGTCCTTTGACTCGTCTAATACAGCCACTAAAACGCCAGTGACCTTTAACTTGATAGTCGAGTTTTTTAGCAAGAGGCAAACAGTAGCAGTGTCACGTCAAACCTCACACACTGCTTCCTATTTCCAATCCTTTGAGCTGGATGAGAAAGAAAGTTTGAATATTCGTGAACCTTCTCTCTCCTATGCTACGCGCCTGTCAACAAGAAAGTGGGTGCTAGAAACTGTCAGAAACTCTAATGTACGGGCTTGCCTGAACACTAGGACCACACAAAAGGTTACTCTGATGCAATAACTAGAGTTATTAAATTTTGCTCAGATCAATCTCGTtttggcagaagcagacaACAACGTACACTATATTATCTTTCATCTCAACTGCTATACAAAACTACCCTTACCTTAATCACGACTCTGTAACGGGTGTAACGGGGATGACTGGGGGTTAACTGGGGTACAATGACATCATAAATAAAGCTTATCGCcaattgtatataattaTAGAAGACTGAAAACTAAGATATACTCTAAGTTACACAAAAATAAAGtacaaaataaaagagGCGATTTCTTTGTTAATTTAATTCTGCGAGGAACCAGATATAGTGGGTCCTATGAGCTCTGCGCCTAATCGATTGCCATTGCATACAATTCCAAGTAGAAGATATAACCTGAggcagtttttttttcgtcTCTATCCTATGATAGAACAACATGATAGCTTATACAAGAGTATGTTGCCTTGAGCGCACCTGGTTGAATGGCCtgttaatattttattGAGTTCTGAGATTCAAACCACTATTAGGGCATCTGACGTGGCTCAGGCTACAAAGTTCCTTACCATTCCCAGAACGCCTATCAAGAGTTTCCCATCACATCATCCAACCCCAGATTCAGACATTCGCTTGAAACGATAGGAGGAAAGAGGAGCTTTCCGCTCTAGAGCGCGTCCTAGGTCCAGCTCAGCCGTGGAAATCCTATGTACGGCTTCTTGACCGCGATACAATATTATGCAACTTTATAATTGTGCCCTAATCTAAACAAAAGTAAACAAACTACTGTGGTCAAATTCATAACCGTACAAAGCTCTAATGTCATCACTAAAACAGACACCGACTGTATTAGCCACAGACAGCTGCCCATATGGTGAGTATTGCTCGGTATAATAGACAATATTAACCGGTTGTTGCTAATATGAGCTGGTCAAACTATGGTGCTAACACACGCGCAGAAACAGATAGTTGGGATGACGATTTTACGTTCTCAGGAGACCTTCTTATTCCAACGAGCTTGTCCAGTTTTCAACAGAAATTACATTCGAATCTTCAAAAAGTCAAAGCTTTTTCTGATTCAAGCAAACAGTTAGAAACTCTCCTGCTGACCATCCCCGAGCAGCAGATCGATAAATCCATATTCGAGAATCCCTGCATTTCCCAATCACTCGACGTTGTCGCCTTGTCTCATGACGACCCTAATGCTTCGTTCTTCCAAACAAAGATCGGTTCTGAATATTTGAAAAGATCTCATGGTAGGAGACTATCACTATCTTTTCTTGAGAGCCCTTTCGATGCATCAACTACCACTTCAACGTTGTTACCTTCAGCTTCAGATAGCATATCAAAACCACTTGTAGGAACCCT
This window harbors:
- the PDE2 gene encoding 3',5'-cyclic-nucleotide phosphodiesterase PDE2 (High-affinity cyclic AMP phosphodiesterase; component of the cAMP-dependent protein kinase signaling system, protects the cell from extracellular cAMP, contains readthrough motif surrounding termination codon; GO_component: GO:0005737 - cytoplasm [Evidence IDA] [PMID 14562095]; GO_component: GO:0005634 - nucleus [Evidence IDA] [PMID 14562095]; GO_function: GO:0004115 - 3',5'-cyclic-AMP phosphodiesterase activity [Evidence IDA] [PMID 3025832]; GO_function: GO:0004114 - 3',5'-cyclic-nucleotide phosphodiesterase activity [Evidence IEA,IEA]; GO_function: GO:0003824 - catalytic activity [Evidence IEA]; GO_function: GO:0016787 - hydrolase activity [Evidence IEA]; GO_function: GO:0046872 - metal ion binding [Evidence IEA]; GO_function: GO:0008081 - phosphoric diester hydrolase activity [Evidence IEA]; GO_process: GO:0019933 - cAMP-mediated signaling [Evidence IMP] [PMID 8391474]; GO_process: GO:0008152 - metabolic process [Evidence IEA,IEA,IEA]; GO_process: GO:0007165 - signal transduction [Evidence IEA]) → MLGPAGKPIEPPSSPTNPLRKFTGKVAQVASQLSQKSMPRLRPSTSTRHLNNSTSTRETTTSGSISTSTYREASSVTNTNRNSKLHNPSMASKTSSPALSVNSFSSTSAPSLVLYWDVRVPKDNQIYDRFSKLLDNDVSRSKYPEVYSNISLLLEQFPQVHVLNTFQSLAQQLFAYRECAFTTLFYVTTSDLVYVNDDQTIKFVSAQYAHIPGAFIVLSDVTSLWASFARLGAMDISWASIESVKATKPAYWASIIGHARQDQFESRTRQLKTMLGLEQEVESVASANLITKFSFSSKHVLDEFSPSLTSLVNEEKQPLIQELIGSWDFYAHDLKYDELLAATYMMIKHALSSPGLEHYCIPDRKLISLLLVVRNCYHATNPYHNFRHAVDVVQATFFFLISIGVFKPVGKAASVEKSTNPLTAVDGLNLLVAALGHDVGHPGVTNAFLVSSNAPLAKIYNDRSVLESYHSAAFNQILKEYWPQMVQDSNARTMITESVLATDMAVHFDYMKKAEEKGKQDSLYDENINENELQKLRLLLGCLILKCADISNVSRKLDISSKWGTLLVAEFGGLNDLEIDLGLKQAPSQSNEPVTAGLRNKLLGEGQIFFIETYALPLFTAVSRMMPELQFATRQIEENVKIWKSRVGDGDYDNDHK
- the VTS1 gene encoding Vts1p (Flap-structured DNA-binding and RNA-binding protein; stimulates deadenylation-dependent mRNA degradation mediated by the CCR4-NOT deadenylase complex; member of the Smaug (Smg) family of post-transcriptional regulators which bind RNA through a conserved sterile alpha motif (SAM) domain that interacts with Smg recognition element (SREs) containing transcripts; stimulates Dna2p endonuclease activity; GO_component: GO:0005737 - cytoplasm [Evidence IEA,IEA]; GO_component: GO:0000932 - cytoplasmic mRNA processing body [Evidence IDA] [PMID 18469165]; GO_component: GO:0005829 - cytosol [Evidence IDA] [PMID 11445562]; GO_component: GO:0005634 - nucleus [Evidence IDA] [PMID 20007605]; GO_function: GO:0003723 - RNA binding [Evidence IEA]; GO_function: GO:0003723 - RNA binding [Evidence IDA] [PMID 12858164]; GO_function: GO:0003723 - RNA binding [Evidence IDA] [PMID 16429156]; GO_function: GO:0070336 - flap-structured DNA binding [Evidence IDA] [PMID 20007605]; GO_function: GO:0000166 - nucleotide binding [Evidence IEA]; GO_process: GO:0000956 - nuclear-transcribed mRNA catabolic process [Evidence IMP] [PMID 12858164]; GO_process: GO:0000956 - nuclear-transcribed mRNA catabolic process [Evidence IMP] [PMID 16429156]; GO_process: GO:0000289 - nuclear-transcribed mRNA poly(A) tail shortening [Evidence IMP,IPI] [PMID 18469165]; GO_process: GO:0032079 - positive regulation of endodeoxyribonuclease activity [Evidence IDA,IPI] [PMID 20007605]; GO_process: GO:0015031 - protein transport [Evidence IEA]; GO_process: GO:0006810 - transport [Evidence IEA]) produces the protein MEDFSYASNPGNNNMSSRIQQPSHRMHQQVNSSSSLPPFDSPLAARTRPTSEIFLQTPLKQFGTSNGMNTIGPGGVSLGPGSGTNSALANHINPDDQMMDLAAEKWLADLELYQKTLEEMAEVSLDKNFKEELNDIERWFEVLSVGERTAALYALLQQTTPVQIRFFITVLQKIANRDPISAVLSPTNLEREPLQSQLNEAITRQQQGQQSNSSTSPSNKNISVSNGSTSSKGQSQHHLHQPQPHSAGFTQNYPHLHSPIPSGVGTSPFMTPPPKHDLYNNSFLGSFSKPIAPPISPWAAQEINRPKSADAPTGQNSQLHSLIQQQQLQGLQGFRQFGGAGSRLSNLSVTSNSSDTPSVGGGNSNTYKHNKSLSVLDDSLSSYLPDSSTNWSSIVNTPVSHIGTPQSKLNSEIINSTAMKMAALSTVNNRVVLDSDVKKFRRRGSLISNEDQKYIDRELQNLHIQANKHTSTNSPFASTPSPASWTLGISNNTTSTTNNTNNHNIGNGSPMPSNKHNISTSPQDRKSGLSKVSYGHQDSPSRDMTTSPAPLGTPKKDAPVDIELLQDIGAWLRSLRLHKYTDNLSDLNWKDLVELTDADLEKRGVNALGARRKMLKVFEQVKEAQQVGSI